From one Magnetofaba australis IT-1 genomic stretch:
- a CDS encoding response regulator: MAESRYKQQRLAFVATIVAATSLFVAAVSLFIYTNQKQILTDGLIKGLRVKADLMGDAVGDFLLRRDYAEARVMLDQWLKVRDEITALTVILSNGRDLYTQRRAAPLGRVVTVERKIPYGARTVTVRLSQSAAELEAALDRLAFNLAGFAVLLVGLMGTLLWYALFRWTVKPMEAEIDRRLRELRDSARFTESVLDSISAQVAVVDDSAHIVRANAAWRNFSEQSCVGVDQDGARLLESPQMGGLGVYTSEPNADQEQAKSDDSPCAQALQLVMSKRSQRQTLDFRCDALETPRWFIMHAAPVQWDGPHRVLVSLDDVTEIKVAQQRIAESEARFRRLADNAVDAIFRMQLPQGRYEYMSHASMRIFGRSPESFYARPLLIRDLLAEEDKEAFETYWRDLLNGKLPPSIEYRILTPDGQTRWCNQRNVLVRNTDGALIAVEGMVTDITHAKHLESELREALTQADQANNAKSEFLANMSHEIRTPLNAVIGMTELALDLPSQPRIQDYLNKIARASQTLLRLINDTLDYSKIEAGRLELECADFMLRDVIDQLTEMFRSQAAGKGLELVICFAREGRYCLRGDALRLLQILSNLIGNAIKFTESGEVELQIRAERETPEQVVLSFTVRDTGIGMEGATLERLFQPFSQGDASTTRRYGGTGLGLVICQSLAQLMGGRIAVASSPGEGSTFRFTVTFPRQITKEDSAMLLPQEMVHQRALVADDNPAARGAVLRMLSAFGFDAVGVESIDHAVREITAGQESDKPWSLLLIDSEMGGARAARQAALGVPKEARPRILAMIPFGGEEAARAALAGVQATQFLTKPVDASSLFNGVMLAFGKNALAFQRQPEARVNLRLVAQRISGARALLAEDISLNRQLVKEMLSRVGVETLEAEDGAAAVKLLESERPDIVLMDIQMPQMDGYEATRRIRQLPGCESLPIIGLTAHTMASDIEKCRAAGMNGHVSKPIERSVLYDMMTRWIRPRDGLGGRCLTSNLKVRVRVRISSLRCRPRRCISSARWSASMATKGCYSM, encoded by the coding sequence GCCCTGACAGTGATTCTGAGCAATGGCCGCGACCTCTACACCCAACGCCGCGCCGCACCGCTGGGCCGGGTGGTGACGGTGGAGCGGAAAATCCCCTATGGCGCGCGCACCGTCACGGTGCGCCTGAGCCAGAGCGCCGCCGAACTGGAAGCCGCGCTGGATCGGCTGGCGTTTAACCTGGCGGGCTTCGCCGTGCTGCTGGTGGGGTTGATGGGCACGCTGCTGTGGTACGCGCTATTCCGTTGGACGGTCAAACCCATGGAGGCGGAGATTGATCGCCGCTTGCGTGAACTGCGGGATTCGGCGCGCTTCACCGAGAGCGTGCTCGACTCCATCTCCGCGCAAGTGGCGGTGGTGGATGACAGCGCGCACATCGTGCGCGCCAACGCCGCTTGGCGCAACTTCTCCGAGCAGAGCTGCGTGGGTGTGGATCAGGATGGCGCGCGCTTGTTGGAATCTCCTCAAATGGGCGGCCTGGGCGTCTATACGTCAGAGCCCAACGCCGACCAGGAGCAGGCAAAAAGCGACGACTCCCCCTGCGCACAGGCGCTGCAATTGGTGATGAGCAAGCGCAGCCAACGGCAAACGCTGGACTTCCGCTGTGACGCGCTGGAGACGCCGCGCTGGTTCATCATGCACGCCGCGCCGGTGCAATGGGACGGTCCACACCGGGTGCTGGTGAGCCTGGACGACGTCACCGAAATCAAGGTCGCGCAACAGCGCATCGCTGAGAGCGAAGCCCGTTTCCGACGCCTGGCGGATAACGCGGTGGACGCCATCTTCCGCATGCAGTTGCCGCAGGGGCGCTACGAATATATGAGCCACGCGTCCATGCGTATTTTCGGGCGCTCGCCTGAGAGCTTCTACGCCAGACCGCTGCTGATACGCGATCTCCTGGCCGAAGAGGACAAGGAGGCGTTCGAAACCTATTGGCGCGATCTACTCAACGGTAAATTGCCGCCATCCATCGAATACCGCATTCTCACCCCGGATGGACAAACCCGCTGGTGCAACCAACGCAACGTGCTGGTGCGCAACACCGATGGCGCCCTCATCGCTGTTGAAGGAATGGTCACCGACATCACCCACGCCAAACATCTGGAATCGGAACTGCGCGAGGCGTTGACCCAAGCCGATCAAGCCAATAACGCCAAGAGCGAGTTTTTGGCCAATATGAGCCATGAGATCCGCACCCCGCTCAATGCGGTGATCGGCATGACGGAATTGGCCCTGGATCTGCCCTCCCAACCGCGCATTCAGGACTATCTGAACAAGATCGCCCGCGCCTCGCAGACCCTGTTGCGCCTCATCAACGACACTCTGGACTACTCCAAAATCGAGGCGGGTCGTCTGGAGTTGGAGTGTGCCGACTTCATGCTGCGCGACGTCATCGACCAGCTGACGGAGATGTTCCGCTCCCAGGCCGCCGGCAAAGGTCTGGAGCTGGTGATCTGCTTTGCCCGCGAGGGGCGCTACTGCCTGCGCGGCGACGCCCTTCGCCTGCTGCAGATTCTCTCCAACCTCATAGGCAACGCCATTAAATTCACCGAATCCGGCGAGGTGGAGTTACAGATTCGCGCCGAACGCGAAACCCCGGAGCAGGTGGTGCTATCGTTCACTGTGCGCGATACCGGCATCGGCATGGAGGGCGCCACCCTGGAGCGTCTGTTCCAACCCTTTAGTCAGGGCGACGCCTCCACCACCCGCCGCTATGGCGGCACCGGCCTGGGCCTGGTGATCTGTCAGAGTCTGGCCCAACTCATGGGTGGTCGCATCGCGGTGGCCTCGTCGCCGGGAGAGGGCAGCACTTTCCGCTTTACCGTCACCTTCCCGCGTCAGATCACCAAAGAGGACAGCGCCATGTTGCTGCCTCAAGAGATGGTTCATCAGCGCGCCCTGGTGGCTGATGACAACCCCGCGGCGCGCGGCGCGGTGCTGCGCATGCTCTCGGCATTTGGCTTTGACGCCGTAGGGGTGGAGAGCATTGACCACGCCGTGCGCGAAATCACCGCCGGGCAAGAGTCGGACAAACCGTGGTCACTGCTGCTCATCGACAGCGAAATGGGCGGCGCGCGAGCGGCTCGGCAAGCCGCGTTGGGCGTACCGAAAGAGGCCCGCCCGCGAATTTTGGCGATGATTCCCTTTGGCGGCGAAGAGGCCGCGCGCGCCGCATTGGCGGGGGTGCAAGCAACACAGTTCCTCACCAAACCGGTAGACGCGTCCTCCCTGTTCAATGGCGTCATGCTGGCGTTTGGTAAAAACGCCCTCGCCTTCCAGCGCCAACCGGAGGCGCGGGTAAACCTGCGCCTGGTGGCGCAACGCATCAGCGGCGCGCGCGCGCTGTTGGCGGAGGATATCTCGCTGAACCGTCAACTGGTCAAGGAGATGCTCAGCCGCGTGGGCGTGGAGACGCTGGAGGCCGAGGATGGCGCCGCTGCGGTCAAGCTGCTGGAGTCGGAGCGCCCGGACATCGTGTTGATGGATATTCAGATGCCGCAAATGGATGGCTATGAGGCCACCCGACGCATTCGCCAACTCCCCGGCTGTGAGTCCCTGCCCATCATCGGTCTGACCGCTCACACCATGGCCAGCGACATTGAGAAGTGTCGCGCCGCCGGCATGAACGGTCATGTTTCCAAACCCATTGAGCGCAGCGTGCTGTACGATATGATGACACGCTGGATTCGCCCCCGCGACGGCCTGGGGGGGCGCTGCCTGACTTCGAATTTGAAGGTGAGGGTGAGGGTGCGGATCTCCTCCTTACGATGCCGACCAAGACGCTGCATATCCAGCGCGCGCTGGAGCGCTTCAATGGCAACCAAGGGCTGCTACTCAATGTGA